In the Acropora muricata isolate sample 2 chromosome 1, ASM3666990v1, whole genome shotgun sequence genome, one interval contains:
- the LOC136927056 gene encoding beta-3 adrenergic receptor-like, translating into MQTQPALARLYCSKELTHGLDKQIICLSVINTVLAIATVVGNTVILIAFHKETSLHRPSKALLRNLVASDLCVGFAELALVGKWNSILQEQWRVCRLFFHAQDMGTVISISVSLCTLTAISVDRLLALLLGLRYRQIVTLRLVYVVVIVIWILIGVGMAILTMLNRDAVKIVKALGIAVCLMTSTFCYTRIFFKLRYQRTQVHSSPSQQDNQTISLNILRYRKTVFTSLWLQMSLVFRYLPYLLLSPFAYNQN; encoded by the coding sequence ATGCAAACCCAACCAGCCCTCGCAAGGCTTTACTGTTCGAAAGAATTAACTCACGGTTTAGACAAGCAGATCATCTGCCTTTCAGTGATTAACACAGTTCTTGCCATCGCTACCGTTGTGGGAAATACTGTGATTCTGATCGCGTTTCACAAGGAAACTTCGCTTCATCGGCCATCAAAAGCATTGCTTCGCAATCTGGTTGCCAGTGATCTCTGTGTTGGCTTCGCAGAGCTTGCTTTGGTTGGTAAATGGAATTCAATTCTGCAAGAACAGTGGCGAGTTTGCCGGTTATTCTTTCATGCTCAAGACATGGGAACCGTGATTTCCATTTCAGTGTCACTATGCACGTTGACCGCTATAAGCGTGGACAGACTTTTAGCTCTGTTGTTAGGACTAAGGTACAGACAAATTGTAACCCTCAGACTAGTTTATGTAGTTGTTATCGTAATTTGGATTTTAATAGGTGTCGGCATGGCCATTCTTACGATGTTGAATCGCGATGCAGTAAAAATTGTTAAAGCATTGGGGATAGCTGTGTGCTTGATGACATCCACCTTTTGTTACACCAGAATTTTCTTCAAATTGCGTTATCAACGGACTCAGGTTCATAGCAGTCCATCACAACAAGATAATCAAACAATCTCATTAAATATATTACGATACAGAAAGACAGTGTTCACCTCTTTATGGCTGCAGATGTCGTTAGTGTTTCGTTATTTGCCGTATTTGCTGTTGTCTCCATTCGCATATAAccaaaattga